One Bos indicus isolate NIAB-ARS_2022 breed Sahiwal x Tharparkar chromosome 10, NIAB-ARS_B.indTharparkar_mat_pri_1.0, whole genome shotgun sequence DNA window includes the following coding sequences:
- the LOC109565070 gene encoding C2 calcium-dependent domain-containing protein 4A — translation MQAPGLSRRGLAFATASLPREPQQLWREGAAGRASRPAPPRVGLLASWAGLRLQYKGERPCPGYSAEAGASAGTRRQLETYEPEGLKKRQRSASSRHSQPQPLRMRLLGKLRASAASSAPLEPAFSNVLTPNRIPEFFIPPRLPTPYAPESSPPAAALPRRCAAEPDLWLRGADDGAGRTDWDPRSQAALSLPHLPRALTAYGFCALLESPHTRRKESLFLGSPSSAALPPAPRPRAHTYGGGGGDAPLAPGARSPIATPAARGGPSPSLDTLAPPPRCRRLLRAPEGLLRRALRAGRSRGLARARSVSSGDGEDDDEDESRASPGSPTQAPVTSLSPHRDPRPERLEAEGTVTLGRAGGALRLAAEYNRASGRLRVRLLRAEGPAGGAAEPRAPVGCRISFVLKPRGAVVRRSRRAVLEQDLCLDGLSEDEVRRLAVRVKAENRGRGLERGRLLGQGELLLGPLLLL, via the exons ATGCAGGCCCCAGGGCTGAGCAGAAGGGGGCTGGCCTTCGCCACAGCTTCGCTCCCACGCGAGCCCCAGCAGCTCTGGCGAGAAGGGGCCGCCGGAAGGGCGAGCCGGCCGGCGCCTCCAAGGGTTGGACTCCTGGCCAGCTGGGCGGGACTCAGGCTGCAATATAAGGGGGAGCGCCCCTGTCCCGGCTACAGTGCTGAAGCTGGAGCGTCAGCAGGCACTAGAAGGCAACTTGAAACTTACGAACCAGAGGGATTGAAAAAGAGGCAAAG GAGCGCTTCTTCCCGCCactcccagccccagcctctgAGAATGCGGCTCCTCGGGAAACTGCGCGCCTCGGCGGCGAGCAGCGCGCCTCTGGAgcctgccttctccaatgtgctCACCCCGAACCGCATCCCCGAGTTCTTCATCCCGCCGCGGCTGCCCACCCCCTATGCCCCCGAGTCCTCCCCCCCGGCCGCCGCGCTGCCCCGGAGGTGCGCTGCTGAGCCAGACCTTTGGCTTCGAGGAGCCGACGACGGCGCGGGGCGTACGGACTGGGACCCGCGCTCGCAGGCCGCACTCTCGCTGCCGCACCTGCCCCGGGCGCTCACTGCCTACGGCTTCTGCGCGCTGCTTGAGAGCCCGCACACCCGCCGCAAGGAGTCACTCTTCCTCGGGAGCCCGAGCTCCGCAGCGCTCCCGCCCGCGCCCCGTCCCCGGGCCCACACCTACGGGGGCGGCGGCGGAGACGCCCCCCTCGCTCCCGGGGCGAGATCCCCCATTGCGACCCCCGCAGCCCGCGGTGGCCCCAGCCCGTCCCTGGACACGCTCGCCCCGCCGCCCCGCTGCCGCCGCCTCCTACGCGCCCCGGAAGGGCTGCTGCGCCGAGCATTGCGGGCCGGGAGGAGCCGAGGCCTGGCCCGCGCCCGCTCCGTCTCCAGCGGGGACGGGGAAGATGATGACGAGGACGAAAGCCGCGCCAGCCCCGGGTCCCCGACGCAGGCCCCAGTCACATCCCTTTCGCCGCATCGCGACCCGCGTCCCGAGCGCCTGGAGGCCGAGGGCACCGTAACTCTGGGCCGCGCCGGGGGCGCCCTGCGCCTGGCCGCCGAATACAATCGGGCCAGCGGGCGCCTCCGTGTCCGGCTGCTCCGTGCTGAGGGCCCGGCCGGAGGGGCCGCCGAGCCCCGCGCCCCGGTCGGCTGCCGGATCAGCTTCGTCCTGAAGCCGCGGGGCGCCGTGGTCCGGCGGAGCCGCAGGGCCGTCTTGGAGCAGGACTTGTGCTTGGACGGGCTCTCGGAGGACGAGGTGCGCCGCCTGGCCGTGCGCGTCAAGGCCGAGAACCGGGGCCGCGGGCTGGAGCGGGGCCGCCTGCTGGGCCAGGGCGAACTGCTGCTGGGCCCCCTCCTGCTCCTCTGA